In Saccharicrinis fermentans DSM 9555 = JCM 21142, a genomic segment contains:
- a CDS encoding DUF4249 family protein, whose translation MKYLAVFILFLISSCIQNRELPYNGTLAVPGYFIECYLVPDDIYKLSATQLQPIYEDYVLDYSLEFDVEIDKLSLYRGLFREKATGYVFNYGHNSRFKPGSNPIVRLQVVTPEMDTITASTTIPESIEILNAKKEGDEVSFDFELSERSWHNYFMINVNTVYTDTTFRKIRFLDYSHISDKDTMRFECVISDDMYGSLELVARRLTKDNYDYQISLENAKDANSDHLVLPSSLAGNLNQAIGIFTCYTQDSVVWRAN comes from the coding sequence ATGAAATATTTAGCGGTATTTATTCTGTTCCTCATATCATCATGTATTCAAAATAGGGAACTGCCTTACAATGGGACATTGGCTGTTCCTGGTTATTTTATTGAGTGTTATTTGGTGCCAGATGATATTTATAAATTATCGGCTACTCAGCTTCAGCCTATATATGAAGATTATGTTTTGGATTATTCGTTGGAGTTTGATGTAGAGATAGATAAATTGAGTTTATATCGTGGTTTATTTCGTGAAAAAGCGACAGGTTATGTATTTAATTATGGTCATAATTCGCGATTTAAACCAGGAAGTAATCCAATCGTTAGGTTGCAGGTAGTTACTCCAGAAATGGATACTATTACAGCTTCAACCACCATACCTGAGTCTATTGAGATTTTGAATGCGAAGAAAGAGGGTGATGAAGTGTCCTTTGATTTTGAATTGTCGGAGCGATCATGGCATAATTATTTTATGATCAATGTAAATACGGTGTATACAGATACCACATTCCGAAAGATACGTTTTTTGGATTATAGCCATATCAGTGATAAGGATACAATGCGCTTTGAGTGTGTTATTTCTGATGATATGTATGGTAGTTTGGAGCTTGTTGCACGGAGACTGACAAAGGATAATTATGATTATCAAATATCGCTTGAAAATGCAAAAGATGCCAATAGTGATCATCTGGTTTTACCGTCGTCATTAGCCGGTAATTTAAATCAGGCTATAGGTATTTTTACCTGTTATACGCAAGATAGTGTCGTGTGGAGAGCAAATTAG
- a CDS encoding TonB-dependent receptor, with product MAQINGFVVDTGRKPIESVHVQNVNTGQGVITDSLGFFSIGADVGEVLEFQHLNYSSFYIRISSLSIDTLILQKKDFSIEEVNVVSPNHPEYALANETNIKRVPSFLGEPDVIQYLGTLPGVTSLGMLDAGIYVRGGNSSQNAYLVNGNPVADPQHIAGLLSTFDPYILNHSKFYKSGFPSEYNGYLASYIDMKPMAYLAEAYNAELSLGLLSSSVKLKIKPDRKKKTLLGVSFRQSYFQLLAEAYNRDKESNEQLPSYSFNDLTLSYDFSLSERWKLTFFSLMTTDHLPMDFGEEFDYGLGWSTFSNSIQLAGELNKRVKAVVSVGYNRYKSDVAIHSEVNSSNINKTRQLNLSAQLSQSVTSNFDICYGFKTTMKQYDYNQEVENASENYFSNNLLHTYTEGRLKMKQSSLLIMGMNATTHLNNGYQVFLSPRFKFAYNKYRWSAWMDYSQTLQFEERMNMFTVQSPVDIWLPIKDCSPSKSDQLSLGGQLRLSTSTRIHLGVFYKYLHEVKEFETFNRVDLSESIDKMISGTGTSKGGELDFIYNSDKLYARVNYTLSHVKTRFEAINNGVYFDPPYDVRHNVLFNTSFKVMNSVRFNLLWTFKSGVTATIPTGVAIAKDIGGEGAEFIPIYEERYNYRMPSTHRMDINFEYKKKTKGHLLRLNVGAYNIYNQQNPSFVFVEAESEDDSFVRFKLNSNVVFPFMPYFTVTYGFGGT from the coding sequence ATGGCTCAAATCAATGGCTTTGTCGTGGATACAGGACGAAAACCCATTGAGTCGGTACATGTGCAAAATGTGAACACCGGACAAGGCGTGATAACTGATAGTTTGGGTTTTTTTAGCATTGGGGCCGATGTTGGAGAAGTGTTGGAGTTTCAGCATCTTAACTATAGTAGTTTTTATATTCGTATTTCTTCTCTGAGTATTGACACGCTCATATTACAGAAAAAAGATTTTTCCATTGAGGAAGTAAATGTGGTATCTCCCAATCATCCGGAATATGCATTGGCTAACGAGACCAATATTAAACGGGTTCCCAGTTTTTTGGGAGAACCTGATGTTATTCAGTACTTGGGTACCTTGCCTGGCGTTACCTCCTTGGGTATGTTAGATGCTGGTATTTATGTTAGGGGAGGTAATAGTTCCCAGAATGCTTATCTGGTCAATGGCAACCCGGTGGCCGATCCGCAACATATTGCCGGCCTCTTGTCTACCTTTGATCCTTATATACTGAATCATTCAAAATTTTATAAATCGGGTTTTCCTTCGGAGTATAATGGATACTTGGCTTCGTATATTGATATGAAACCTATGGCTTATTTGGCAGAAGCTTATAATGCGGAGCTTTCTCTGGGACTGCTATCTTCATCGGTTAAATTAAAGATAAAGCCAGATAGAAAGAAAAAAACATTGTTGGGTGTATCCTTTCGTCAATCTTACTTCCAGTTGTTGGCAGAAGCATACAATCGCGACAAAGAGAGTAATGAACAGTTGCCATCTTATTCGTTTAATGATCTTACATTGTCTTATGACTTTTCTCTAAGTGAGCGTTGGAAGCTTACTTTTTTTTCTTTAATGACCACAGATCATCTGCCTATGGATTTTGGTGAGGAATTTGATTATGGATTGGGATGGAGTACTTTTTCTAATTCTATTCAGCTTGCCGGTGAGCTCAATAAAAGAGTTAAGGCAGTTGTGTCAGTGGGGTATAATCGTTATAAGTCGGATGTCGCTATTCATTCAGAGGTAAATTCTAGTAATATTAATAAAACCAGACAGTTGAACCTTAGTGCCCAATTGTCTCAGTCTGTAACATCTAACTTTGATATTTGTTATGGTTTTAAAACTACCATGAAGCAATATGATTATAATCAGGAGGTAGAGAATGCTTCTGAAAATTATTTTTCCAATAACTTATTGCATACTTATACTGAGGGGAGGTTGAAAATGAAGCAATCTTCATTATTAATTATGGGTATGAATGCAACTACTCATTTGAATAATGGTTACCAGGTGTTTTTATCACCTAGATTTAAGTTTGCCTACAATAAATATCGATGGTCGGCCTGGATGGATTATTCTCAAACACTCCAGTTTGAGGAGCGTATGAATATGTTTACGGTTCAAAGTCCGGTTGATATTTGGTTGCCCATAAAAGATTGTTCACCATCAAAAAGTGATCAGTTGTCTCTTGGTGGACAGTTAAGACTTAGTACTTCAACGCGTATTCATCTGGGTGTGTTTTATAAGTATTTACATGAGGTAAAGGAATTTGAGACTTTTAATAGGGTAGATTTGAGTGAGAGTATTGACAAGATGATATCGGGAACTGGTACTTCAAAAGGTGGAGAGTTGGACTTTATATATAATTCAGATAAGCTATATGCTAGAGTAAATTACACCCTTTCGCATGTGAAAACCCGGTTTGAAGCCATTAATAATGGTGTATACTTTGATCCGCCCTATGATGTACGCCATAATGTTTTATTCAACACTTCTTTTAAAGTGATGAATTCGGTTCGTTTTAATTTGTTGTGGACTTTTAAGTCTGGTGTCACAGCCACTATTCCAACAGGTGTTGCTATTGCAAAAGATATTGGAGGGGAGGGGGCTGAGTTTATACCTATTTATGAGGAAAGATATAATTATAGAATGCCTTCTACACATCGGATGGACATAAATTTTGAATATAAGAAAAAGACCAAAGGACATTTGTTAAGATTGAATGTGGGCGCTTATAATATTTATAATCAACAGAATCCTAGTTTTGTGTTTGTGGAGGCAGAGTCTGAGGACGATTCTTTTGTGAGATTTAAGCTGAATTCTAATGTTGTATTTCCTTTTATGCCTTACTTTACAGTCACTTATGGTTTTGGAGGGACGTGA
- a CDS encoding NADPH-dependent oxidoreductase, whose translation MIDTLLNHKSIRKYTAQRIDKELLNQILEAGTRASTTGNMQVYSIVVSQDEKMKEKLAPCHFNQPMIRQAPVVLTFCADYNRFNKWCELNDANPGYDNFLSFMTGAIDALLVAQNVCVAAESKGLGICYLGTVIYTADKIIDVLKLPKGVVPVATVTLGYPDECPEKVDRLPLRGVVHHEEYGDYSDEMIKNIYREKDNLEASRKFVEENDKKSLAQVFTDIRYKKEDNVSFSKVLLEVLKNQGFMNQ comes from the coding sequence ATGATTGATACTTTATTAAATCACAAATCCATTCGGAAATATACTGCTCAGCGCATTGATAAAGAGTTGCTTAATCAGATTTTGGAAGCTGGGACTCGGGCTTCAACAACGGGTAATATGCAGGTGTATAGTATTGTTGTATCACAAGATGAGAAAATGAAAGAGAAATTGGCTCCATGTCATTTTAATCAGCCGATGATAAGGCAAGCACCCGTTGTGTTGACTTTTTGTGCCGATTACAATCGCTTTAATAAATGGTGTGAGCTGAATGATGCCAATCCAGGTTATGATAATTTTTTGTCATTTATGACTGGTGCAATTGATGCTTTGTTGGTTGCTCAGAATGTATGTGTGGCTGCGGAAAGTAAGGGGCTTGGGATTTGTTATTTGGGAACTGTTATTTATACAGCGGATAAAATTATTGATGTTTTAAAGTTACCTAAAGGTGTTGTGCCTGTGGCTACTGTGACTTTGGGCTATCCTGATGAATGTCCAGAAAAGGTAGATAGGTTGCCTTTGCGTGGCGTTGTGCATCATGAAGAATATGGCGATTATTCGGATGAAATGATCAAAAATATCTATCGTGAAAAAGATAATCTGGAAGCGAGTAGGAAGTTTGTAGAAGAAAATGATAAGAAAAGTCTGGCCCAGGTTTTTACTGATATACGCTATAAAAAAGAGGATAATGTTAGCTTTAGTAAGGTTCTGTTAGAAGTGTTAAAAAATCAGGGTTTTATGAACCAATAG
- the dapA gene encoding 4-hydroxy-tetrahydrodipicolinate synthase, whose product MAFTLKGSIVAIVTPFLNSGDIDWESFDKLIDFHLDNNTDGIVVCGTTGETPTLTNEEDEALIARVVERVGGKIPVIAGSGSNCTQTAVEKTQKAKELGADAALVVVPYYNKPTQKGIYNHFKTVAESVDLPIILYNVPSRTGAGLLPVTVLQLAKDFENIVAVKEAAGVLSHFTDIIAEAPKDFLVYSGDDFLATTANFLGADGCISVVANMIPADFHQLMKVSLEGDVAAGRALFYKYRRLMDLCFVESNPIPVKTALAEMGFVKEVFRQPLCSMEDENKKSLVDEMKKLKLI is encoded by the coding sequence ATGGCATTTACATTAAAAGGTTCTATTGTTGCAATTGTTACCCCGTTTTTGAACTCTGGAGATATTGATTGGGAGTCGTTCGATAAGCTGATTGATTTTCATTTAGATAATAATACGGATGGAATTGTTGTTTGTGGAACAACAGGGGAAACACCAACACTTACCAACGAAGAGGACGAAGCTTTAATTGCCAGGGTGGTGGAGAGAGTAGGTGGAAAGATACCTGTTATAGCCGGAAGTGGAAGCAATTGTACGCAAACTGCTGTTGAAAAAACACAAAAAGCAAAGGAGCTGGGTGCCGATGCTGCCTTGGTTGTGGTGCCTTATTATAATAAACCGACACAGAAAGGAATATATAACCATTTTAAAACGGTGGCAGAATCTGTGGATCTTCCGATTATATTGTATAATGTCCCATCCCGAACGGGAGCAGGCTTGCTGCCTGTGACGGTGCTTCAGCTGGCCAAAGATTTTGAGAATATTGTGGCTGTTAAAGAAGCTGCTGGTGTATTATCTCATTTTACTGATATCATTGCTGAGGCGCCAAAGGATTTTTTGGTTTATAGTGGGGACGATTTTTTAGCTACAACGGCTAATTTCTTAGGTGCGGATGGATGTATATCGGTAGTGGCGAATATGATTCCTGCAGATTTTCATCAATTGATGAAAGTGTCTTTGGAGGGTGATGTGGCTGCTGGGAGAGCTCTGTTTTATAAATATAGGAGGTTGATGGACTTGTGTTTTGTGGAATCGAATCCTATTCCTGTAAAAACCGCTTTGGCCGAAATGGGTTTTGTTAAAGAAGTTTTCCGACAACCACTATGTAGTATGGAGGATGAAAATAAGAAAAGCCTTGTTGATGAAATGAAAAAACTAAAATTAATATAA
- a CDS encoding aspartate kinase, with amino-acid sequence MITIPQAVETIIKEQPFISEALAEGLINVSALARKIKPDIEKILMKEIKHGAIVMALNRLNPQVEISLNRGIDKMISMLGDIIVRSDLSDYTYKNSDTLIQCHSKVFEMIAPHQDTFYTLVRGVHESNLVISSLHTNLVDEYFTHEVLHLKKENLSAITLKLHESNTQVPGFYYYILKAIAWEGINIAEVISTSYEFTVLVNDEDVDRAFSVLNKLRKKK; translated from the coding sequence ATGATAACAATACCGCAAGCCGTTGAAACCATTATAAAAGAACAACCCTTTATTTCTGAGGCATTGGCCGAGGGCTTAATCAACGTATCGGCTCTAGCCAGAAAAATAAAACCTGACATTGAAAAAATCCTCATGAAGGAAATAAAGCACGGTGCCATTGTTATGGCATTAAACAGACTCAATCCACAAGTTGAGATCAGTTTAAACCGGGGCATTGATAAAATGATTAGTATGCTAGGCGATATTATTGTCCGTTCAGACTTAAGTGATTACACCTATAAAAACTCTGACACCTTAATACAATGCCATTCAAAGGTATTTGAAATGATAGCTCCCCATCAGGATACATTTTACACTTTGGTAAGAGGGGTTCACGAATCCAACCTAGTCATCAGTAGCCTACACACAAACTTGGTAGACGAATATTTCACCCATGAAGTTTTACACCTTAAAAAAGAAAACTTATCGGCCATTACCTTAAAACTTCACGAGAGCAACACACAAGTTCCAGGCTTTTATTACTATATTTTAAAAGCCATTGCCTGGGAAGGCATCAATATTGCAGAGGTCATATCAACCTCCTATGAGTTCACCGTTTTGGTGAACGATGAGGATGTAGATAGAGCTTTTTCGGTACTCAATAAATTAAGAAAGAAGAAATAG
- the gap gene encoding type I glyceraldehyde-3-phosphate dehydrogenase, with translation MSKIKIGINGFGRIGRFVFRQAIAKGTIEVVAINDLIDVDYMAYMLKYDSTHGIFDGTVDVKDGKLVVNGSEIRVTAERNPADINWGAVEAEYVVESTGLFLTKEKAQGHIDAGAKKVVMSAPSKDDTPMFVMGVNNTKYTNDMNFVSNASCTTNCLAPIAKVLNDKFGIVEGLMTTVHATTATQKTVDGPSMKDWRGGRGAGQNIIPSSTGAAKAVGKVIPELNGKLTGMAFRVPTPDVSVVDLTARLEKGASYEAICAAMKEASEGELAGVLGYTEDMVVSNDFVGDTRTSIFDAKAGISLSDNFVKVVSWYDNEMGYSSKVCELIMYMDSVK, from the coding sequence ATGTCAAAAATTAAAATTGGTATTAACGGATTTGGCCGTATCGGTCGTTTCGTATTTCGTCAGGCTATTGCCAAAGGAACAATTGAAGTTGTAGCTATCAACGACCTTATTGACGTTGACTACATGGCTTACATGTTAAAGTATGATTCTACACATGGTATCTTTGACGGTACTGTAGACGTAAAAGACGGTAAGTTAGTAGTAAACGGATCTGAGATCCGTGTTACAGCTGAGAGAAATCCTGCTGACATTAACTGGGGTGCTGTTGAAGCTGAGTATGTAGTTGAGTCTACTGGTTTATTCTTAACAAAAGAAAAAGCACAAGGACACATCGACGCTGGTGCTAAGAAAGTAGTAATGTCTGCGCCTTCTAAAGACGATACTCCAATGTTCGTTATGGGTGTAAACAACACTAAGTACACTAACGACATGAACTTTGTTTCTAACGCTTCTTGTACAACTAACTGTCTTGCTCCTATAGCTAAAGTTTTAAATGACAAGTTTGGTATTGTTGAAGGGTTAATGACTACTGTTCACGCTACTACTGCTACTCAAAAAACCGTTGATGGTCCTTCTATGAAAGACTGGAGAGGTGGACGTGGAGCTGGTCAAAACATCATTCCTTCGTCTACTGGTGCTGCTAAAGCTGTAGGTAAAGTGATTCCTGAGTTAAACGGTAAACTTACAGGTATGGCTTTCCGTGTTCCAACTCCAGATGTATCTGTGGTTGACTTAACAGCTCGTTTAGAAAAAGGTGCTTCTTACGAAGCTATCTGTGCTGCAATGAAAGAAGCTTCTGAAGGAGAATTAGCTGGTGTACTTGGATATACTGAAGACATGGTTGTTTCTAACGATTTTGTTGGTGATACTCGTACTTCTATCTTTGATGCTAAAGCTGGTATTTCTTTATCTGACAACTTTGTAAAAGTTGTTTCATGGTACGATAACGAAATGGGTTATTCTTCAAAAGTATGTGAATTAATCATGTACATGGATTCTGTAAAATAA
- a CDS encoding site-specific integrase, which produces MNLLQAGVNLIYIRDILGHVSIQTTEVCARADSKQKREALEKAYVDILPETDRKKSWENVQSLLGWLKKLNK; this is translated from the coding sequence ATGAATTTACTCCAGGCTGGTGTTAACTTGATTTATATACGAGATATTTTGGGTCATGTATCGATCCAAACTACCGAAGTATGCGCCAGAGCTGATTCCAAACAAAAGCGGGAGGCACTTGAAAAAGCTTATGTGGATATTCTTCCAGAAACAGATAGAAAAAAATCATGGGAGAATGTCCAATCCTTATTGGGTTGGCTTAAAAAATTAAACAAATGA